From the genome of Kaistella daneshvariae, one region includes:
- a CDS encoding bifunctional 5,10-methylenetetrahydrofolate dehydrogenase/5,10-methenyltetrahydrofolate cyclohydrolase yields the protein MAEILDGLKVSKEIKEEIRAEVEKIIENHRRPPHLVAILVGKNGASMTYVNNKIKDCHDVGFRSSLVEFPSTVSEAELLEKIDELNKSKEVDGFIVQLPLPQQIDQEKIIMAIDPRKDVDGFHPENFGKMALEMNTFLPATPFGILTLLERYQIDTKGKHCVIIGRSRIVGKPMSILMGRKDFPGNSTVTLTHSYTPHIEQYTLKADIVITALGDPNFLKANMIKDGAVIVDVGITRVEDDSKKGYRLVGDVDFESCNDKASWITPVPGGVGPMTRAMLMKNTLLAYKTSVYND from the coding sequence ATGGCTGAAATTCTCGACGGACTGAAAGTTTCCAAAGAAATTAAAGAAGAAATCCGCGCTGAGGTTGAAAAAATTATTGAAAACCACAGACGTCCGCCGCATCTTGTCGCGATATTGGTCGGAAAAAACGGCGCCAGCATGACGTATGTAAATAACAAGATTAAGGATTGCCACGACGTGGGCTTCCGCTCATCTTTGGTGGAATTTCCGAGCACGGTTTCCGAAGCGGAACTTTTAGAAAAAATCGATGAGCTGAATAAGTCAAAGGAAGTGGACGGTTTCATCGTTCAGTTGCCTTTGCCCCAGCAAATCGATCAGGAAAAAATCATCATGGCAATAGATCCGAGAAAAGATGTCGATGGTTTTCACCCCGAAAATTTCGGAAAAATGGCTCTTGAAATGAATACTTTTTTACCCGCCACACCGTTTGGAATTTTGACTTTACTTGAAAGATATCAAATCGATACCAAAGGAAAACACTGCGTAATTATCGGCAGAAGCAGAATTGTGGGAAAACCGATGAGCATTTTGATGGGAAGAAAAGATTTCCCGGGAAATTCCACCGTAACTTTAACGCATTCTTACACGCCGCACATTGAACAGTACACGCTGAAAGCCGATATCGTAATTACGGCGTTGGGCGACCCGAACTTCCTCAAAGCAAATATGATTAAGGACGGCGCCGTTATCGTAGACGTAGGAATTACGCGCGTGGAAGATGACTCCAAAAAAGGTTACAGACTTGTAGGCGACGTAGATTTCGAGAGCTGTAACGACAAAGCCAGCTGGATTACTCCGGTGCCGGGCGGTGTAGGCCCGATGACCAGAGCGATGTTGATGAAAAACACGCTGCTGGCTTACAAAACATCTGTTTATAATGACTAA